A genomic region of Rhipicephalus sanguineus isolate Rsan-2018 chromosome 1, BIME_Rsan_1.4, whole genome shotgun sequence contains the following coding sequences:
- the LOC119379382 gene encoding octopamine receptor-like — protein MPGAGVAEPAALRWLGVAVAALVLLAALLGNLLVLAVVCRFRRMRSPTNVLLASLATADIAVALLVMPPRLAYDLVRAWRLGLLACRLWISCDVMCCTASILHLLAVALDRFWAITRPLRYRVSRRRLALAVAAIWLCSAAISFVPVLLGWHADGSAPDASDCGLRVNAVYALVSSLTSFYLPLPVMLYVYLRILLVAGRQARQIRLLERSLAGPSPGLRRSLRRRSKQLLHDTKAVRSLGIVLGVFCACWLPFFLMYLITACCPACDLGYEWSCAITWLGYSNSAFNPCIYAFLNRDFRAAFQELLGCGSRRRTADAMLGPARRRSLIKPPPSCAHAVATAVSTTARVASMDCTKDSSEAERR, from the coding sequence ATGCCGGGGGCCGGGGTGGCCGAGCCGGCCGCTCTGCGCTGGCTGGGCGTCGCGGTCGCCGCGCTCGTGCTCCTGGCCGCTCTTCTCGGCAACCTACTAGTGCTGGCGGTAGTGTGCCGGTTTCGGCGCATGCGGTCGCCGACCAATGTTCTACTCGCGAGTCTCGCCACAGCCGACATTGCCGTCGCGTTACTCGTGATGCCACCGAGACTCGCCTACGACCTGGTGCGCGCCTGGCGACTGGGACTGCTTGCCTGCCGCTTGTGGATCTCGTGCGATGTCATGTGCTGCACGGCATCCATCCTGCACCTGCTTGCCGTGGCACTGGACCGGTTCTGGGCTATAACACGTCCACTGCGCTACCGAGTGTCCCGGAGGCGATTGGCGCTCGCCGTGGCTGCCATCTGGCTCTGCTCGGCCGCCATCTCGTTCGTGCCCGTACTGCTGGGATGGCACGCTGACGGCAGCGCACCGGACGCCTCCGACTGCGGCCTGCGCGTCAACGCCGTGTATGCACTCGTGTCATCGCTGACCTCCTTCTACCTGCCGCTGCCGGTGATGCTGTATGTGTACCTACGCATCCTGCTAGTTGCTGGACGCCAGGCCCGTCAGATCCGGCTCCTGGAGCGCTCGCTGGCTGGACCTTCACCGGGCCTACGCCGGAGCCTGCGGCGCCGTTCCAAGCAGCTGCTTCATGACACCAAGGCGGTCCGCTCCCTGGGCATCGTGCTGGGCGTGTTCTGCGCCTGTTGGCTGCCCTTCTTCCTCATGTACCTCATTACGGCCTGCTGCCCAGCCTGCGACCTCGGTTATGAGTGGAGCTGCGCCATCACGTGGCTTGGCTACTCCAACTCTGCCTTCAATCCGTGCATCTACGCCTTTTTGAACCGCGATTTCCGGGCAGCCTTCCAAGAGCTGCTGGGATGTGGCTCTCGTCGGCGCACTGCCGACGCGATGCTTGGCCCGGCGCGGCGACGTTCACTCATCAAACCACCACCGTCGTGCGCACATGCCGTGGCAACAGCCGTTTCCACTACGGCACGCGTCGCATCCATGGACTGCACGAAGGACTCCTCTGAGGCCGAGCGCCGCTAG